A part of Corynebacterium afermentans subsp. lipophilum genomic DNA contains:
- a CDS encoding nucleotidyltransferase domain-containing protein: MKLQNPFTAICSDADAAVLLALGRAPVELTAQQVYGLVAGPSLSSVRRSLERLARSGVVLERMLGQARGYSLNQQHLLAAPIREIAHATEELYSRIAQSLDAWPVSVSGCVLFGSAARGEMGDSSDIDLLILVDSESAAVQAENGAYELSRQVEAWTGVPVNVVVWTRGQENPGAIVDNIAGEGKTIYGDPQEVRGILRGIRGTTSGQGQDRAS, encoded by the coding sequence GTGAAGCTTCAGAACCCGTTTACTGCCATCTGCTCCGACGCAGATGCAGCGGTGCTGCTCGCACTTGGCCGGGCGCCCGTGGAGCTCACTGCTCAGCAGGTTTACGGCCTGGTGGCGGGTCCGTCGCTGTCCAGCGTGCGCCGTAGTTTGGAACGGCTCGCCCGGAGCGGGGTTGTTCTTGAGCGGATGCTGGGGCAAGCGAGGGGCTACTCGCTGAATCAACAACACCTGCTCGCCGCCCCGATCCGGGAAATCGCTCACGCGACCGAGGAGCTGTACTCCCGCATCGCGCAGTCCCTGGATGCTTGGCCCGTGAGCGTGTCGGGGTGCGTACTTTTCGGCTCGGCGGCCCGGGGCGAGATGGGGGATTCCAGCGACATTGATTTGCTCATTCTGGTGGACAGCGAATCGGCGGCGGTGCAGGCGGAAAACGGAGCGTACGAGCTATCCCGGCAGGTAGAAGCCTGGACAGGGGTGCCCGTCAACGTTGTCGTGTGGACGCGCGGCCAGGAAAACCCGGGCGCGATCGTCGACAACATAGCGGGCGAGGGCAAGACCATATACGGTGACCCGCAAGAAGTTCGGGGGATTCTGAGGGGGATTCGTGGCACCACGAGCGGGCAAGGGCAAGACCGCGCAAGCTAG
- a CDS encoding NAD-dependent succinate-semialdehyde dehydrogenase, which translates to MSTKYRVQNPKNNEIVESFDFITDDELETALATANDTFKQWREKSFEERAEVLRKVAKLFDEQRAELTRIIAEEMGKSVKEGDGEINDVVEIFNYYADNGAEFGADEEIPNERGGTSVMRKVPLGVILGIMPWNFPYYQVARFAAPALMAGNVVMVKHAEICPCSAAAIEKIFDEAGAPKGLYTNLYAKHSQVSTLINDDRVQGVSLTGSERAGRTIASQAGQALKKCVLELGGTDAYVVLDSSDVAKAAETAWNKRIGNVGQACTSNKRMIVMEDIYDEFVQALVDLASSYSEGDPLNPGEGNEFYPLSSRDAAELLAQQLRLAVEEGANLRVGGEVTGKGAYITPAVITDIPVGSDSYYEEFFGPVAEVYKVSSEEEAIELANDSRYGLGGAVMSEDAERAKKVAAKVDTGMIHVNIPQARGAELPFGGVKASGLGRELGPLGMDEFVNHQRFYVAGSDSAV; encoded by the coding sequence ATGTCTACTAAATACCGCGTACAAAACCCGAAGAACAACGAGATCGTCGAGTCCTTCGACTTCATCACCGACGACGAGCTCGAAACCGCGCTGGCCACCGCAAACGACACGTTCAAGCAGTGGCGCGAGAAGAGCTTCGAGGAGCGCGCCGAGGTGCTGCGCAAGGTCGCGAAGCTTTTCGACGAGCAACGCGCCGAGCTCACCCGCATCATCGCAGAAGAGATGGGCAAATCGGTCAAGGAAGGCGACGGCGAGATCAACGACGTCGTCGAGATCTTCAACTACTACGCCGACAACGGCGCGGAGTTCGGCGCCGACGAGGAGATCCCGAACGAGCGCGGCGGCACCTCCGTCATGCGCAAGGTCCCGCTCGGCGTGATCCTGGGCATCATGCCGTGGAACTTCCCGTACTACCAGGTCGCCCGCTTCGCAGCACCGGCGCTGATGGCCGGCAACGTGGTGATGGTCAAGCACGCCGAGATCTGCCCCTGCTCCGCCGCCGCGATTGAGAAGATCTTCGACGAGGCGGGCGCGCCGAAGGGCCTGTACACGAACCTGTACGCCAAGCACTCGCAGGTCTCCACGCTGATCAACGACGACCGCGTCCAGGGCGTGTCCCTGACCGGCTCCGAGCGCGCCGGGCGCACCATCGCCTCCCAGGCCGGCCAGGCGCTGAAGAAGTGCGTGCTCGAGCTCGGCGGCACCGACGCGTACGTCGTGCTGGATTCTTCCGACGTGGCTAAGGCCGCCGAGACCGCGTGGAACAAGCGCATCGGCAACGTAGGCCAGGCCTGCACGTCCAACAAGCGCATGATCGTCATGGAGGACATTTACGACGAGTTTGTGCAGGCGTTGGTGGACCTGGCGTCGTCGTATAGCGAAGGCGACCCGCTCAACCCCGGCGAGGGCAACGAGTTCTACCCGCTGTCCTCCCGCGACGCCGCCGAGCTACTCGCGCAGCAGCTGCGCCTGGCCGTGGAGGAGGGCGCGAACCTGCGCGTCGGCGGCGAGGTCACCGGCAAGGGCGCCTACATCACCCCGGCCGTGATCACCGACATCCCGGTCGGCTCCGACTCCTACTACGAGGAGTTCTTCGGGCCCGTGGCCGAGGTGTACAAGGTTTCCTCCGAGGAGGAGGCGATCGAGCTGGCCAACGATTCCCGCTACGGCCTCGGCGGCGCGGTGATGTCCGAAGACGCCGAGCGCGCCAAGAAGGTCGCCGCGAAGGTCGACACCGGCATGATCCACGTGAACATCCCGCAGGCGCGCGGCGCCGAGCTGCCGTTCGGCGGCGTGAAGGCATCCGGCCTGGGCCGCGAGCTCGGGCCCCTGGGCATGGACGAGTTTGTCAACCACCAGCGCTTCTACGTCGCCGGCTCCGACTCGGCGGTGTAA
- a CDS encoding DMT family transporter translates to MLLLIALAVGGLIPIQTAANSRLRLSVGNKPVVSALISFTVALLVAVIATAVLQGNPVPQFADGVSAPWWVWLGGAMGVCFVLGNILLFPRLGAVQTVVLPILGQVIMGLAIDRFGLFGAPVLSVSFMRVLGAVVVLAGIVMVLRAGKRPAAEGDAEGLELWLFRALGVLVGVGSAVQTAVNGYLGTIAGSSMHAGEINLAVGAVLLLVAALVTSPRQLVRRPERGPWWMWLGGLVGATFVISGATLAPLLGTATTVIAFNAGTIAAGQALEARGAFGARKNPLTATRLAGLVVIFLGVLAVRLL, encoded by the coding sequence GTGCTTCTTCTCATTGCGCTCGCGGTAGGCGGGCTGATTCCGATCCAGACCGCGGCCAACTCGCGACTCCGCTTGAGCGTGGGCAATAAGCCGGTGGTCTCGGCACTGATCTCGTTCACTGTGGCGCTGCTGGTGGCCGTAATTGCGACGGCCGTGCTGCAGGGCAACCCCGTGCCGCAGTTCGCGGACGGCGTGAGTGCGCCCTGGTGGGTGTGGCTCGGCGGCGCGATGGGGGTGTGCTTCGTGCTGGGCAACATCCTGCTGTTCCCGCGCCTCGGCGCTGTGCAGACCGTGGTCCTGCCGATTCTGGGCCAGGTGATCATGGGGCTGGCCATCGACCGTTTCGGCCTGTTCGGCGCGCCGGTGCTCTCCGTGTCGTTCATGCGCGTGCTCGGTGCGGTGGTGGTGCTGGCCGGGATTGTGATGGTGCTGCGCGCCGGGAAACGGCCAGCCGCGGAGGGCGACGCGGAGGGGCTGGAGCTGTGGCTGTTCCGGGCACTCGGCGTGCTGGTGGGCGTGGGCTCCGCGGTGCAGACGGCGGTGAACGGCTACCTGGGCACGATCGCGGGCTCCTCCATGCACGCCGGCGAGATCAACCTGGCCGTTGGTGCGGTGTTGCTGCTGGTGGCGGCGCTGGTGACCAGCCCGCGCCAGCTGGTGCGGCGGCCGGAGCGCGGGCCGTGGTGGATGTGGCTCGGCGGCCTGGTCGGCGCGACGTTCGTGATCTCGGGCGCGACCCTGGCACCGCTGCTTGGTACCGCCACGACCGTGATCGCGTTCAACGCGGGCACCATCGCCGCCGGCCAGGCGCTGGAGGCGCGCGGGGCGTTCGGGGCGCGGAAGAATCCGCTGACCGCGACGCGCCTGGCGGGCCTAGTGGTGATCTTCCTTGGCGTGCTGGCGGTGCGGCTGCTCTAG
- a CDS encoding trimeric intracellular cation channel family protein: MYFDNVLTPVGFSFAVMDLIGVFLNALMGGLVARRMRFDAVGFMLISIISGMAGGMIRDALIGATPAGALQNPWYIGTALVGSLVAFALSIGGRAWELFRFHGDMVIVGVWAVTGTVTALRADVTWFGCILMGVLTATGGMVIREMMIGQIPNILVDRQLYVVPAIVSSISVQLFYDLGWQSVGLAVSALLGIALGVAAYWLDWSVPGVEALAPVDSYFTRVKHRVGDKLPPVSYRQRAANPTLISAPTRKDVRDELAAIDGDITHDEFIAALYRAYGLK; the protein is encoded by the coding sequence ATGTACTTCGACAACGTGCTCACCCCCGTGGGTTTCTCGTTTGCCGTGATGGATCTGATCGGCGTGTTCCTCAACGCGTTGATGGGCGGGCTTGTGGCCAGGCGGATGCGTTTCGACGCCGTCGGTTTCATGCTCATCTCCATCATCTCCGGCATGGCCGGCGGCATGATCCGCGACGCCCTGATCGGTGCCACACCGGCGGGCGCGCTGCAGAATCCGTGGTACATCGGCACGGCGCTCGTCGGTTCGCTAGTGGCGTTTGCGCTGTCCATCGGCGGCCGCGCGTGGGAGCTGTTCCGCTTCCACGGCGACATGGTCATCGTCGGCGTGTGGGCGGTCACGGGCACGGTCACAGCGCTGCGTGCCGACGTCACGTGGTTCGGCTGCATCCTCATGGGCGTGCTCACCGCCACCGGCGGGATGGTCATCCGCGAGATGATGATCGGGCAGATTCCCAACATTCTCGTTGACCGCCAGTTGTACGTGGTCCCGGCGATAGTGTCGTCGATAAGCGTGCAGCTCTTCTACGACCTCGGCTGGCAGTCGGTCGGCCTGGCTGTTTCCGCGCTGCTCGGCATTGCGCTGGGTGTGGCCGCGTACTGGCTGGATTGGTCGGTGCCGGGGGTGGAGGCGCTCGCGCCCGTCGACAGCTATTTCACCCGGGTAAAGCACCGGGTCGGCGACAAGCTTCCGCCCGTGTCGTACCGGCAGCGCGCCGCCAACCCCACCCTGATTTCCGCCCCGACGCGCAAGGACGTGCGCGACGAGCTCGCCGCCATCGACGGCGACATCACCCACGACGAGTTCATCGCCGCGCTGTACCGCGCCTACGGGCTGAAGTAG
- a CDS encoding trimeric intracellular cation channel family protein has product MDFSDDVGTLYFVLEYTGVLLAATIGGTVAKRMNFDIVGFAFVALISSLSGGLMRDAILNDGPAAAMTNPGYLITATIGGLIAYFAPLRGKLWENFRFYADVVTIGVWAVGGTIKGLNAELSWVPCVLLAVITATGGTLARDVVLRQIPALFTSEKMTVFPAIIASVIMLVLNRFDLVWEGMLAAAIAAPLFALAVYFGGDKLLGLQTKRLERPLEEKIGEALGVDTDSRRPAESGKEVRNALESASDEQLVQALRVMLQNEVRESTEAKS; this is encoded by the coding sequence ATGGACTTTTCTGATGATGTGGGCACTCTTTACTTTGTCCTCGAGTACACCGGTGTGTTGTTGGCGGCCACGATCGGCGGGACCGTGGCCAAGCGGATGAACTTCGACATTGTGGGGTTCGCGTTCGTGGCGCTGATTTCGTCGTTGAGCGGTGGCCTCATGCGCGACGCCATACTTAACGACGGCCCCGCCGCCGCCATGACCAACCCCGGCTACCTGATCACCGCCACGATCGGCGGGCTGATCGCGTACTTTGCGCCCCTGCGCGGCAAACTGTGGGAGAACTTCCGGTTCTACGCGGACGTGGTCACCATCGGTGTGTGGGCGGTCGGCGGCACGATCAAGGGGCTCAACGCCGAGCTGAGCTGGGTGCCGTGCGTGCTGCTGGCCGTGATCACCGCAACCGGCGGCACGCTCGCCCGGGACGTTGTGCTGCGGCAGATCCCGGCGCTGTTTACCAGCGAGAAGATGACGGTGTTCCCGGCGATCATCGCGTCGGTGATCATGTTGGTGCTCAACCGCTTCGACCTAGTGTGGGAGGGCATGTTGGCCGCCGCGATCGCCGCGCCGCTGTTTGCGTTGGCGGTGTACTTCGGCGGCGACAAGCTGTTGGGGCTCCAGACCAAGCGTCTCGAGCGCCCGCTTGAAGAGAAGATCGGTGAGGCGTTGGGCGTGGACACTGACTCGCGACGCCCGGCCGAGTCCGGCAAGGAGGTGCGCAACGCGCTTGAGAGCGCCTCGGACGAGCAGCTGGTCCAGGCGCTGCGGGTGATGCTGCAAAACGAGGTGCGGGAGAGCACGGAGGCGAAAAGCTAA